The region AGCTTTTTTAGTTAAAATTTTATGTATAAAATCCCCTACAACTAATACTATAACAACTAAGATAAAGCACAATAAAATCAACTTAACCCTTCTCAACACCTTAACTCCCCCCTCATATTGTAATAATATGCTAAGGTGTTTTAATTTAAAACTAAAAACTTAATTAAAAAGCCTATCCAAATTTGGATAGGCTTTTTAAGACTTCATTATTTAAAATTTATCTTTATATTTTCAAAACCCATGCTTATTAAAAATGTTCTTAATAATTCTTCTGCATTTTCTTCTGCTTCATTTAATATCCCTTTGTCTATGACTTCTTTTGCCATATTTTCCTTTTCTTTGACTAATACATCATATAAATCTTGAATCTTTAACTGATTAAATAGCGACTCTCTTTCATCATAAATATAAGTATCTTCTTCATTAATTACATTGTCTAATATTGTAGCTTTATCTAAAATTATCTCCACACTTTTATTGTCCTTTACATCTACTTTTAGTGTACTTAAGTCTACTCCTGCCTTTATATAACCATTATACTTAATTAAAAAACCTTTGCTTGTAAAAGGAATACTCATATCTTTCAACTTTTTGTTGTCTTTATATGCTACAACATTTGTATAATTATATTTAACTGTAGATAAATCTAACAATTTCACTACTTGTTCTTCAACATTGCTTGACAAAATACTTGTATCTCTCTTAACTGCATACTTATAATAAATAGTTCCTCCTACTAATATCGCTAAAACAACAATTATTATTGCAAAATACTTATTCTTATTTGCTTTCTTCCTATTGCTTCTCAAATAATCAACCCCTTTTTTTGACTTTATTATAATTCTACAAAAAAAGCCTTTCATTTTCAAGAAGTATTCTTTATACAACTATTAAAGCCCATTTTGAAAAGTTTTATATTAGAGATAACTTGAACTTTCCTATGGGTTATAATAAAATTAGTGTATAATTATGGTAAGCTTTGTTATTATTTATTTTCTTTTGGAGGATGACAATGAAAGATACTTTAGAAACCTTAACAAAATGTGTTTTATTTAAAGGATTGACCATGGAAGAAATAGAAAAATTACTAGAAGGAGTATCAATCAGCTTAAATACATTTGCCAAAAATGAGGTAATTGCTATTGAGGATAGTAAATGTATTAGTATAGGAATTATAATTAAAGGAAAAGTGGAAATCCAAAAAATATTCCCTTCTGGTAAAATAATAACGCTTAATACCTTTAAGTCTGGAAATATTTTTGGAGAAGCTTTGGTCTTTTCAGGTGAAAATGTTTATCCTTCTACAATAATGTCTATTGATGAAACAAAATTATTATTTGTCCATAAAAACGACATAATAGACCTTTGCAAAAAAAACGACATATTTCTCAACAATTTTATGACAGTACTATCTGACAGAATTCTTATGTTAAGTGGAAGAATACGAAATTTGTCATATGAAACTATAAGGAAAAAATTAGCAATTATGCTTTTGGATGAATATAAAAAACAGAAAAATATATTTTTAACTTTTCAATGTACAAGAAAAAAAATGGCTGAAATACTTGATGTTCCAAGACCATCATTGTCTAGAGAATTAGTAAACATGAGAAATGATGGCATAATTGATTTTGATAAAAATATAATAAAAATTATTGATCTAGATTTGCTAGAAGAGTGTTTAATCGATTAACAAAAAGGGTGAGAAAGGTATATGGTCATTCTAATATTCTTTCTAAAATACTAATTTTATCACTATCATTAAAGTCTTCGATATTCTCTATGCCAATAGCCTGAAGAAATTCTTTCATAATCTTATTTTCTATAGAAATATTAATTTTTGATTCTTCTCCATAATTATCTACTGACATTTTAGCTTTTTCTTTTGGTATAAGTACCTTTGGTCCTCCTACACAACCTCCTACACAACCCATCCCTTCAAGAAATCTAGCATCTGTATTGCCAGTAAGACCTTTTTCAAGTAGTTTCTTGCATTCAGAAACTCCACTAGCCTGTTCAGATGTAAAAAAATGTGCCTTGTCTGGAAACAAACCATTTACTGCTTCTTCAACTGCTAAGGATACCCCACCAATTCTTCCGTAAATTCTTCCACCTTTAGATGAGTATTGAGTAGACAGTTCTTCGTGAAACTTTGAAGGTTCAATATCTAGTACATCAAAAATATCTTTCAGTTCAGTATAAGTGAGAACAAAATCTATAGCACCTTTTAATTCATCTAACTTTGCCTCTCCCTTCTTTGCAACACATGGACCAATAAATACAACCTTGCAATCTGGATCAATTTTTTTAATAACCTTTCCTGCTGCAATCATGGGGGATACTGATGGAGAAGTGTGTTTAATTAATTCCTTGTATTTTCCCTTGATCATAGCTACCCAAATAGGACAACAACATGAAGATAGCATAAAATCATCTTCTATATTAATATGTCTATTAAACTCAACTGATTCCTTTATAGTTAGCATGTCTGCAAAAAATGCTACTTCAACCATATCAGAAAATCCAATACTCTTTAGAGCAGCTCTCATCTGACCCATAGATACCTCATCCCCAAATTGACCTATTATTGAAGGAGCTACAGCTGCCATAACTTTGTTATTTTCTTTTATAATATTTGCTAGA is a window of Anaerosalibacter sp. Marseille-P3206 DNA encoding:
- a CDS encoding [Fe-Fe] hydrogenase large subunit C-terminal domain-containing protein gives rise to the protein MGKNNYRELFKELLKSYYEDVFEEKLSEIMDKKEIDKESFSTVVSALCGVEVRYSENFSSDLIKAIENYKQSKKVVLNTNTCVKNCIEVDGKTLCQNACPFDAIILDSETHLPKVNIEACVDCGKCVEACDKNNYIDKIEFIPLANIIKENNKVMAAVAPSIIGQFGDEVSMGQMRAALKSIGFSDMVEVAFFADMLTIKESVEFNRHINIEDDFMLSSCCCPIWVAMIKGKYKELIKHTSPSVSPMIAAGKVIKKIDPDCKVVFIGPCVAKKGEAKLDELKGAIDFVLTYTELKDIFDVLDIEPSKFHEELSTQYSSKGGRIYGRIGGVSLAVEEAVNGLFPDKAHFFTSEQASGVSECKKLLEKGLTGNTDARFLEGMGCVGGCVGGPKVLIPKEKAKMSVDNYGEESKINISIENKIMKEFLQAIGIENIEDFNDSDKISILERILE
- a CDS encoding Crp/Fnr family transcriptional regulator yields the protein MKDTLETLTKCVLFKGLTMEEIEKLLEGVSISLNTFAKNEVIAIEDSKCISIGIIIKGKVEIQKIFPSGKIITLNTFKSGNIFGEALVFSGENVYPSTIMSIDETKLLFVHKNDIIDLCKKNDIFLNNFMTVLSDRILMLSGRIRNLSYETIRKKLAIMLLDEYKKQKNIFLTFQCTRKKMAEILDVPRPSLSRELVNMRNDGIIDFDKNIIKIIDLDLLEECLID
- a CDS encoding DUF4230 domain-containing protein, whose protein sequence is MRSNRKKANKNKYFAIIIVVLAILVGGTIYYKYAVKRDTSILSSNVEEQVVKLLDLSTVKYNYTNVVAYKDNKKLKDMSIPFTSKGFLIKYNGYIKAGVDLSTLKVDVKDNKSVEIILDKATILDNVINEEDTYIYDERESLFNQLKIQDLYDVLVKEKENMAKEVIDKGILNEAEENAEELLRTFLISMGFENIKINFK